A genomic segment from Desulfonatronum lacustre DSM 10312 encodes:
- a CDS encoding DUF4258 domain-containing protein, which produces MRQPTLNRPSRQDSRAPQASRAPLTRHAWQRMTARGIPSDAVEAALQYGRIVHTRGAAISVIGRKEVEQCHKHGINLSAYEGVQVVCSPDGAVMTTYRNRDFRGLRTPGRKKSRR; this is translated from the coding sequence ATGCGACAGCCAACCCTCAACCGTCCCTCCCGACAGGACTCCCGCGCCCCTCAGGCATCCCGGGCCCCGCTGACCCGGCACGCCTGGCAGCGGATGACCGCCAGGGGCATCCCTTCCGACGCCGTGGAAGCCGCCTTGCAGTACGGGCGGATCGTCCACACCCGCGGCGCGGCCATCAGCGTCATCGGCCGCAAGGAAGTCGAGCAGTGCCACAAACACGGCATCAACCTCTCCGCCTACGAAGGCGTCCAGGTCGTCTGCTCCCCTGACGGGGCAGTGATGACCACCTACCGCAACCGGGATTTCCGTGGACTGCGCACACCAGGCCGCAAGAAGTCCCGGCGTTGA
- a CDS encoding type II toxin-antitoxin system PrlF family antitoxin has protein sequence MTMETICEVATMTTRGQVTLPKTIRQALGLDAGTKLSFTLRDSEIMVSRVGAEEHKDPAIGAFLRLLEQDVAQGCNISGPSKALTASLIAALEPTQESTGNISGDVAL, from the coding sequence ATGACCATGGAAACCATATGTGAAGTCGCCACCATGACCACCAGGGGCCAGGTTACCCTTCCCAAAACAATCCGTCAGGCACTGGGGCTTGACGCTGGCACCAAGCTGTCTTTTACCCTTCGAGACAGTGAAATCATGGTTTCGCGTGTCGGGGCCGAAGAGCATAAGGATCCTGCAATCGGGGCATTTCTGCGCCTTCTGGAACAAGACGTCGCCCAAGGGTGCAACATTTCAGGGCCATCAAAGGCACTCACCGCGAGCCTGATCGCGGCGCTTGAGCCTACGCAAGAATCCACGGGGAACATTTCCGGGGATGTGGCCCTGTAA
- a CDS encoding type II toxin-antitoxin system YhaV family toxin, which yields MQRHGWTLLFHDCLLRQLERLSKACERARAANPTDWQDNANTKLFRALSRLMLETIPSDPSRPAYRQGTTLGKAHRHWRRAKIGRRFRLFFRYDSTAKIIVYAWVNDEKTMRQAHGKTDPYAVFQKMLAQGNPPDSWNQLITDSRSGRQFDFD from the coding sequence ATGCAGCGCCACGGATGGACCTTGCTCTTTCATGACTGCCTGCTCCGGCAACTGGAACGTCTTTCGAAAGCCTGTGAGCGGGCCAGGGCGGCGAACCCCACGGACTGGCAGGATAATGCCAACACCAAGCTTTTCCGCGCACTCTCACGGCTGATGCTGGAAACCATCCCAAGCGACCCAAGCCGCCCTGCCTACCGTCAGGGCACAACCCTGGGCAAGGCTCATCGCCACTGGCGCAGGGCCAAGATCGGCAGACGCTTTCGTCTGTTCTTCCGCTACGACTCCACCGCGAAAATCATCGTCTATGCCTGGGTTAACGACGAAAAGACCATGCGGCAGGCCCATGGGAAAACCGACCCGTACGCTGTCTTTCAGAAGATGCTTGCCCAAGGCAATCCCCCCGATTCCTGGAACCAGCTCATCACCGATTCCAGGTCCGGCCGTCAATTCGATTTTGATTGA
- a CDS encoding DMT family protein — translation MLKPIILLFFSNIFMTFAWYGHLKHMAAKPLVLAILFSWGIALFEYTLMIPANRIGINFYTLGQLRVMQEVISLSVFAAFAFVYMKEPLRLDYLWAALCLVGAVYFMFRGGGPVQ, via the coding sequence ATGCTCAAACCCATCATCCTGCTCTTCTTCTCCAACATATTCATGACCTTCGCCTGGTACGGCCATCTCAAGCACATGGCCGCCAAGCCTCTGGTCCTGGCGATCCTGTTCAGCTGGGGCATCGCCCTGTTCGAATACACCCTGATGATTCCGGCCAACCGCATCGGCATCAACTTCTACACCCTGGGACAGTTACGGGTGATGCAGGAGGTGATCAGCCTGAGCGTGTTCGCCGCTTTTGCCTTCGTGTACATGAAGGAGCCGCTGCGCCTGGACTATCTCTGGGCCGCCCTGTGCCTGGTGGGCGCGGTGTACTTCATGTTCCGGGGCGGCGGTCCGGTGCAGTAG
- a CDS encoding GNAT family N-acetyltransferase has protein sequence MSDLVTLRRGVRAADIPAIAHMAEATGFFTAEEVAVAAELAEERLNKGPASGYHFLFAEDAANGLLGYACFGLIPCTISSFDLYWIIVDPRRQGHGLGRRLIQATEAEIPALGGTRVYIETSSRELYQPTQRFYERCGYAQVAVLKDFYAPADDKLIYCKSLPAIRV, from the coding sequence ATGAGCGACCTCGTCACGCTCCGCCGCGGGGTCCGGGCCGCGGACATCCCGGCCATTGCGCACATGGCCGAGGCCACGGGCTTCTTCACCGCCGAGGAGGTGGCCGTGGCCGCGGAACTGGCCGAGGAACGCCTGAACAAAGGCCCGGCCAGCGGGTATCATTTTCTGTTCGCCGAGGACGCGGCGAACGGTCTTCTGGGCTACGCCTGCTTCGGCCTCATTCCCTGCACGATTTCCAGCTTTGACCTCTACTGGATCATCGTCGATCCGCGTCGCCAGGGTCACGGCCTGGGTCGGCGCCTGATCCAGGCGACCGAAGCCGAAATCCCGGCCCTGGGCGGAACCAGGGTCTACATTGAGACGTCCTCCCGCGAGCTCTACCAACCCACGCAGCGGTTCTATGAACGGTGCGGCTACGCCCAGGTAGCCGTGCTCAAGGACTTTTACGCTCCGGCGGACGACAAATTGATTTATTGCAAATCCCTCCCCGCGATCCGCGTCTGA